From Fusarium oxysporum f. sp. lycopersici 4287 chromosome 10, whole genome shotgun sequence, the proteins below share one genomic window:
- a CDS encoding GTP-binding protein rho2, which yields MSANPSNVIRRKLVIIGDGACGKTSLLSVFTLGYFPTHYIPTVFENYVTDCRVDGKSVQLALWDTAGQEDYERLRPLAYSKAHVILIGFSVDTPDSLDNVKHKWIEEATRLCTGVPIILVGLKKDLREDPVAIEEMRKKSMRFVSEHDGEAIAREIGAKRYLECSSLSGEGVDDVFEAATRAALLTFEKGEGGGCCVVL from the exons ATGAGCGCAAATCCTAGCAACGTTATCCGCAG GAAGTTGGTCATTATCGGTGACGGTGCCTGCGGCAAGACCAGTTTGCTGAGCGTATTTACGCTAGGTTACTTTCCTACA CATTAT ATCCCCACAGTCTTTGAGAACTATGTGACAGATTGTAGAGTAGACGGCAAGTCCGTCCAGCTTGCTCTATGGGATACCGCTGGCCAAGAAGACTACGAACGATTACGACCGCTCGCCTACTCAAAAGCCCATGTCATCTTGATAGGATTTTCCGTCGACACACCAGATTCCCTTGACAACGTTAAGCACAAG TGGATTGAGGAAGCCACCCGCCTGTGCACCGGTGTTCCCATTATTCTCGTTGGTCTTAAGAAAGATCTTCGAGAGGATCCCGTCGCGATCGAAGAAATGCGCAAGAAGTCAATGCGTTTTGTGTCTGAACATGATGGAGAGGCAATCGCCCGGGAAATTGGCGCAAAGCGATATCTTGAATGCTCCAGCTTGAGCGGCGAAGGCGTCGACGACGTATTTGAGGCTGCCACTCGTGCTGCTCTGCTGACCtttgagaagggcgaggGCGGCGGTTGCTGCGTTGTGCTGTAA
- a CDS encoding transketolase produces MAPSAITPETQEEPVALSNVIKLIKNDDAETIDLALRQFRCLIADLCEQFKGGHPGGAMGMAAIGLALWKYVMQYSPNDPDYFNRDRFVLSNGHTCLFQYTFLHLTGYKAMTFEHLKSYHSSNYDSLAPGHPEIEHEGIEVTTGPLGQGIANAVGLAMATKNLAATYNKPKYELVNNMTYCMIGDACLQEGVALEAIQLAGHWKLNNLVVMYDNNQITCDGSVDLCNTEDVNAKMRACGWEVIEVEDGCFDVEGIVKALLKAKASIDKPTFINIHTIIGVGSKVAGDAKAHGAAFSPDGVKAVKERFGMDPEKHYVVSDEVYSFFRDRKTRGDRLVEDWKSLVDAYSKEYPDLHEEFMKRVEGRFTDDWRSIIPAKESFPTAPTPSRKSAGIICNPLAAKLKNFMVGTADLSPSVNMIWKDKVDFQHPDLKTTCGINGNYSGRYIHWGIREHAMASISNGLAAYGKGTILPVTSSFFMFYIYAAPGVRMGALQNLQAIHIATHDSIGTGEDGPTHQPIALPALYRSMPNLLYIRPCDTEETAGAFITALEAKDTPSIISLSRQNLEQYPEYSSREGVQKGAYVFIEEKDADVTLIGVGAEMVFAVKTRQVLKEKFSIKARVVSFPCQRLFNSQPLEYKRQVLQYRSNAPRVVIEAYAVNGWERYADAGYSMTTFGKSLPGKDAYKYFGFDENVIAPEVAKLVDEVKAEGIESLRGEFRDLNNVTHEH; encoded by the exons ATGGCACCCAGCGCAATCACCCCAGAGACACAGGAAGAACCTGTAGCTCTTTCCAACGTCATCAAGTTGATCAAGAACGATGATGCAGAGACAATTGATCTTGCCCTGCGACAGTTTCGCTGCTTGATCGCTGATCTTTGCGAGCAGTTCAAGGGTGGCCACCCTGG AGGTGCCATGGGTATGGCAGCCATTGGCCTCGCTCTCTGGAAGTATGTGATGCAGTACTCTCCCAACGACCCTGACTACTTCAACCGCGATCGCTTCGTCCTCTCCAACGGCCACACATGCCTCTTCCAGTACACGTTCCTTCATCTCACGGGTTACAAAGCCATGACCTTCGAGCACCTCAAGTCCTACCACTCATCCAACTACGACTCATTGGCGCCCGGTCATCCTGAGATTGAGCATGAGGGTATCGAAGTGACGACCGGTCCTCTTGGCCAAGGTATTGCCAATGCTGTCGGCCTCGCCATGGCGACCAAGAACCTTGCGGCAACTTACAACAAGCCCAAATACGAGCTCGTCAACAATATGACGTACTGCATGATCGGCGATGCTTGCCTACAGGAGGGTGTCGCCCTTGAGGCTATTCAACTGGCTGGCCATTGgaagctcaacaacctcgTTGTCATGTATGACAACAACCAGATTACCTGCGACGGTAGTGTCGACCTCTGCAACACCGAGGACGTCAACGCCAAGATGCGCGCCTGTGGTTGGGAGGTTATCGAGGTCGAGGACGGCTGTTTCGATGTCGAGGGTATCGTCAAGGCcctcctcaaagccaagGCCAGCATCGACAAGCCCACTTTCATCAACATTCACACTATCATTGGAGTCGGTAGCAAGGTTGCAGGTGATGCGAAAGCCCACGGTGCCGCTTTCAGCCCCGATGGTGTCAAGGCCGTCAAGGAGCGTTTCGGCATGGACCCTGAGAAGCATTACGTCGTCTCTGATGAGGTTTACAGCTTCTTCCGCGACCGCAAGACTCGTGGTGACCGCCTCGTCGAGGATTGGAAGAGTCTTGTTGATGCCTACAGCAAGGAGTACCCTGATCTTCATGAGGAGTTCATGAAGCGTGTCGAGGGCCGCTTTACTGATGACTGGCGAAGCATCATTCCTGCCAAGGAGTCATTCCCTACTGCTCCTACACCTTCCCGAAAGTCTGCCGGTATCATCTGTAACCCTCTGGCTGCGAAACTCAAGAACTTCATGGTCGGTACAGCTGATCTGTCACCCTCTGTCAACATGATCTGGAAGGACAAGGTTGACTTCCAGCAT CCCGACCTCAAGACCACCTGCGGCATCAATGGCAACTACTCTGGTCGGTACATTCATTGGGGTATCCGCGAACATGCGATGGCTTCCATCTCCAACGGTCTCGCCGCTTATGGTAAGGGCACGATCCTCCCTGTCacctccagcttcttcatgttcTACATCTACGCCGCTCCCGGTGTCCGCATGGGCGCTCTTCAGAACCTCCAAGCCATCCACATTGCCACTCACGACTCGATCGGTACTGGCGAAGACGGCCCAACCCACCAACCAATTGCTCTCCCTGCTCTGTACCGCTCCATGCCCAACCTCCTTTACATCCGACCTTGCGATACCGAAGAGACGGCCGGTGCCTTCATTACCGCCCTCGAGGCCAAGGACACCCCATCTATCATCTCCCTCTCCCGTCAGAACCTCGAGCAGTACCCTGAGTACTCCAGCCGCGAAGGTGTTCAGAAGGGCGCTTATGTCTTCATCGAGGAGAAGGATGCCGACGTTACTCTCATCGGCGTCGGTGCCGAAATGGTCTTCGCCGTCAAGACCCGCCAGGtcctcaaggagaagttcAGCATCAAGGCACGCGTGGTCTCGTTCCCTTGCCAGCGTCTCTTCAACTCCCAACCCCTCGAGTACAAACGCCAAGTTCTTCAATACCGCTCCAACGCCCCTCGAGTTGTGATTGAGGCCTACGCCGTCAACGGCTGGGAGCGATACGCCGATGCTGGCTACTCAATGACCACTTTCGGCAAATCACTACCTGGTAAGGACGCCTACAAATACTTCGGCTTTGATGAGAACGTCATTGCCCCTGAGGTGGCCAAACTTGTCGACGAGGTCAAGGCGGAAGGAATCGAGAGCCTACGCGGCGAATTCAGGGATCTCAACAACGTGACACACGAGCACTAA
- a CDS encoding transketolase yields MAPSAITPETQEEPVALSNVIKLIKNDDAETIDLALRQFRCLIADLCEQFKGGHPGGAMGMAAIGLALWKYVMQYSPNDPDYFNRDRFVLSNGHTCLFQYTFLHLTGYKAMTFEHLKSYHSSNYDSLAPGHPEIEHEGIEVTTGPLGQGIANAVGLAMATKNLAATYNKPKYELVNNMTYCMIGDACLQEGVALEAIQLAGHWKLNNLVVMYDNNQITCDGSVDLCNTEDVNAKMRACGWEVIEVEDGCFDVEGIVKALLKAKASIDKPTFINIHTIIGVGSKVAGDAKAHGAAFSPDGVKAVKERFGMDPEKHYVVSDEVYSFFRDRKTRGDRLVEDWKSLVDAYSKEYPDLHEEFMKRVEGRFTDDWRSIIPAKESFPTAPTPSRKSAGIICNPLAAKLKNFMVGTADLSPSVNMIWKDKVDFQHPDLKTTCGINGNYSGRYIHWGIREHAMASISNGLAAYGCRRYSHRRRCRNGLRRQDPPGPQGEVQHQGTRGLVPLPASLQLPTPRVQTPSSSIPLQRPSSCD; encoded by the exons ATGGCACCCAGCGCAATCACCCCAGAGACACAGGAAGAACCTGTAGCTCTTTCCAACGTCATCAAGTTGATCAAGAACGATGATGCAGAGACAATTGATCTTGCCCTGCGACAGTTTCGCTGCTTGATCGCTGATCTTTGCGAGCAGTTCAAGGGTGGCCACCCTGG AGGTGCCATGGGTATGGCAGCCATTGGCCTCGCTCTCTGGAAGTATGTGATGCAGTACTCTCCCAACGACCCTGACTACTTCAACCGCGATCGCTTCGTCCTCTCCAACGGCCACACATGCCTCTTCCAGTACACGTTCCTTCATCTCACGGGTTACAAAGCCATGACCTTCGAGCACCTCAAGTCCTACCACTCATCCAACTACGACTCATTGGCGCCCGGTCATCCTGAGATTGAGCATGAGGGTATCGAAGTGACGACCGGTCCTCTTGGCCAAGGTATTGCCAATGCTGTCGGCCTCGCCATGGCGACCAAGAACCTTGCGGCAACTTACAACAAGCCCAAATACGAGCTCGTCAACAATATGACGTACTGCATGATCGGCGATGCTTGCCTACAGGAGGGTGTCGCCCTTGAGGCTATTCAACTGGCTGGCCATTGgaagctcaacaacctcgTTGTCATGTATGACAACAACCAGATTACCTGCGACGGTAGTGTCGACCTCTGCAACACCGAGGACGTCAACGCCAAGATGCGCGCCTGTGGTTGGGAGGTTATCGAGGTCGAGGACGGCTGTTTCGATGTCGAGGGTATCGTCAAGGCcctcctcaaagccaagGCCAGCATCGACAAGCCCACTTTCATCAACATTCACACTATCATTGGAGTCGGTAGCAAGGTTGCAGGTGATGCGAAAGCCCACGGTGCCGCTTTCAGCCCCGATGGTGTCAAGGCCGTCAAGGAGCGTTTCGGCATGGACCCTGAGAAGCATTACGTCGTCTCTGATGAGGTTTACAGCTTCTTCCGCGACCGCAAGACTCGTGGTGACCGCCTCGTCGAGGATTGGAAGAGTCTTGTTGATGCCTACAGCAAGGAGTACCCTGATCTTCATGAGGAGTTCATGAAGCGTGTCGAGGGCCGCTTTACTGATGACTGGCGAAGCATCATTCCTGCCAAGGAGTCATTCCCTACTGCTCCTACACCTTCCCGAAAGTCTGCCGGTATCATCTGTAACCCTCTGGCTGCGAAACTCAAGAACTTCATGGTCGGTACAGCTGATCTGTCACCCTCTGTCAACATGATCTGGAAGGACAAGGTTGACTTCCAGCAT CCCGACCTCAAGACCACCTGCGGCATCAATGGCAACTACTCTGGTCGGTACATTCATTGGGGTATCCGCGAACATGCGATGGCTTCCATCTCCAACGGTCTCGCCGCTTATG GATGCCGACGTTACTCTCATCGGCGTCGGTGCCGAAATGGTCTTCGCCGTCAAGACCCGCCAGGtcctcaaggagaagttcAGCATCAAGGCACGCGTGGTCTCGTTCCCTTGCCAGCGTCTCTTCAACTCCCAACCCCTCGAGTACAAACGCCAAGTTCTTCAATACCGCTCCAACGCCCCTCGAGTTGTGATTGA